The following are from one region of the Littorina saxatilis isolate snail1 linkage group LG2, US_GU_Lsax_2.0, whole genome shotgun sequence genome:
- the LOC138959191 gene encoding ankyrin-1-like, protein MVQLLLDRDANVEAKDDSIWTPLHHACSKGHTEIAKRLLAAKAHTELKDNQGWTPLHHAAFSGHDDTVQSLLNAGADGRAQDSQGWSPLHHGSFKDHSHVVITLKAQGLDVNARDNLQWTPFHLACQEGNVTTVKVLFDCGADINVKTNTSWTPLNWATSRGHTALIKILAKYGADMDHRDNVGRTPLHHACQKGQYDVVKALIDNGASTETTDNTGQTPLQEACSKIDVKTVKVLIENGASIEARDQEKRTVLYNACSEGNFDMVQSLLVGNSDVNITNGEGWTPLHVACFRGLSHIIPLLFTRGADINAKEKDSWTPLHLACQEGHIVTVLTLLDNKADVNLTTEKDSTPLHIASSHNHEDVVLALLAHSAITNAGNTDQRTPLHLVCAESSSAISILHCLIEHEADLEATDKEMMTPLHLACQEGQAKKVECLLNIGANVDARDENGWTALHHACCKGHQDCDVVALLLQHKASINMADLSDRSPLHVACQEKDEKMVRFLLTNGAEIEQKDKDGQTPFFAAALTKNNDIGDLLLQNGASVNARDHEDKTALIVAGIQGETDSLRYLLDKGAEINAEDKNGMTALHNACSTGDKCVVSLLVERGSDVLSQDHDGRAPWKVAVEEDNHVLLPLLAARKVTRTIRSGLNTVVEKLGDKFF, encoded by the coding sequence ATGGTTCAACTCTTGCTTGACAGAGATGCAAACGTTGAAGCCAAAGATGACAGCATATGGACCCCACTTCACCACGCATGCAGTAAGGGTCATACTGAAATCGCAAAAAGGTTGCTGGCCGCTAAAGCTCACACAGAATTGAAGGACAATCAAGGTTGGACACCTTTGCACCATGCAGCTTTCTCTGGTCATGACGATACCGTGCAGTCTTTGTTGAATGCAGGTGCGGATGGGAGAGCGCAAGATTCTCAAGGCTGGAGTCCTCTTCACCACGGGAGTTTCAAAGATCATTCTCATGTCGTCATCACACTAAAAGCCCAAGGGCTAGACGTCAACGCCAGAGACAACTTGCAATGGACACCCTTTCACCTCGCCTGCCAAGAAGGAAACGTAACAACCGTTAAAGTCCTATTTGACTGTGGAGCAGACATTAAcgtcaaaacaaacacaagctGGACACCACTGAACTGGGCTACTTCACGTGGCCATACTGCTCTCATCAAGATCTTGGCTAAATATGGCGCAGACATGGATCATCGCGACAATGTGGGTCGTACGCCTCTTCACCATGCATGTCAGAAAGGGCAGTACGATGTTGTAAAGGCCTTGATAGACAATGGGGCGTCCACAGAAACAACAGACAACACCGGCCAAACTCCACTGCAGGAAGCATGTTCGAAAATCGATGTCAAGACTGTCAAGGTACTGATCGAAAATGGAGCCAGCATCGAAGCCCGGGACCAGGAAAAACGAACAGTTCTTTATAATGCTTGTTCAGAAGGAAACTTTGATATGGTGCAGAGTCTTCTTGTTGGAAACAGCGACGTTAATATCACCAATGGAGAAGGTTGGACTCCGCTTCATGTTGCCTGCTTCCGGGGCCTTTCGCATATCATTCCGTTGTTGTTCACCAGAGGCGCAGACATCAACGCCAAGGAGAAAGACAGCTGGACACCTCTTCATCTCGCTTGCCAGGAGGGCCACATTGTGACCGTTCTCACTCTGCTAGACAATAAAGCCGATGTCAACCTCACAACAGAGAAAGACTCAACCCCACTTCACATTGCTTCTTCTCATAACCATGAAGATGTTGTTCTGGCTTTGCTTGCTCACTCTGCCATTACCAATGCTGGAAACACTGACCAAAGGACCCCGTTACACCTCGTGTGCGCTGAAAGCTCCTCGGCCATCAGCATTCTGCATTGTTTGATTGAACATGAGGCCGACCTTGAAGCAACAGACAAAGAGATGATGACACCACTCCACCTGGCATGCCAGGAAGGTCAAGCGAAGAAAGTCGAGTGTCTTTTGAACATTGGAGCTAATGTAGACGCACGAGACGAGAACGGATGGACAGCACTGCACCACGCCTGCTGCAAAGGCCACCAAGACTGTGACGTCGTAGCTCTATTGCTCCAGCATAAGGCATCCATCAATATGGCAGACTTATCAGACAGATCTCCACTGCATGTTGCCTGCCAAGAGAAGGATGAAAAGATGGTGAGATTCTTATTGACAAACGGCGCTGAAATTGAGCAAAAGGACAAGGATGGCCAAACACCTTTCTTTGCCGCTGCGTTGACAAAGAACAACGATATTGGTGACCTCCTGTTGCAGAATGGTGCAAGCGTAAATGCCAGGGATCATGAGGATAAAACCGCCCTGATTGTTGCCGGCATACAGGGTGAAACGGACTCCCTTCGTTACCTACTGGACAAAGGTGCCGAGATCAACGCCGAAGACAAAAATGGCATGACCGCCCTGCACAATGCGTGCTCTACGGGAGATAAGTGTGTTGTTAGCCTACTGGTTGAGCGAGGTAGCGATGTATTGTCTCAGGACCATGACGGTCGAGCACCCTGGAAGGTTGCTGTCGAAGAAGACAATCACGTACTTCTTCCTCTACTTGCTGCACGTAAAGTCACAAGAACAATAAGATCAGGGTTGAATACTGTGGTGGAGAAACTTGGGGACAAGTTTTTCTGA